The following are encoded in a window of Paramormyrops kingsleyae isolate MSU_618 chromosome 12, PKINGS_0.4, whole genome shotgun sequence genomic DNA:
- the maea gene encoding E3 ubiquitin-protein transferase MAEA isoform X1, with protein sequence MAVQESAAQLSMALKVQEYPTLKVPYETLNKRFRAAQKNIDRETSHVTMVVAELEKTLSSFPVVDSVVSLLDGVVEKLSALKRKAAESIQAEDESAKLCKRRIEHLKEHSSDQPAGVSVWKRKRMDRMMVEHLLRCGYYNTAVKLARQSGIEDLVNIEMFLTAKEVEESLERQETATCLAWCHDNKSRLRKMKLMTDLLSCGSVVPPRCQSCLEFSLRIQEFIELIRLNKRMDAVRHARKHFSQAEGGQLDEVRQVMGMLAFPSDTHISPYKDLLDPGRWKMLIQQFRYDNYRLHQLGSNSVFTITLQAGLSAIKTPQCYKEDGTSKNPDCPVCSKSLNKLAQPLPMAHCANSRLVCKISGEVMNENNPPMMLPNGYVYGYNSLLSIRQDDKVVCPRTKEVFSFSQAEKVYIM encoded by the exons ATGGCGGTGCAGGAATCAGCAGCACAACTCTCCATGGCACTGAAGGTCCAGGAATATCCAACTTTAAAG GTACCTTACGAGACCCTGAACAAGCGGTTCCgggccgcccagaagaacatcGACCGGGAGACGAGTCACGTGACCATGGTGGTGGCGGAGCTGGAGAAGACGCTTAGCAGCTTCCCTGTGGTGGACTCCGTGGTGTCTCTGCTGGATGGCGTGGTGGAAAAGCTGAGCGCCCTCAAGAGGAAG GCCGCCGAGTCCATCCAGGCCGAGGACGAAAGCGCCAAGCTGTGCAAGCGTCGCATCGAGCATCTGAAGGAGCACAGCAGCGACCAGCCAGCAGGCGTCAGCGTGTGGAAAAGGAAGCGCATGGACCGCATGATGGTTGAGCACCTGCTGCGCTGTGGCTACTACAACACTGCCGTCAAGCTGGCCCGGCAGAGCGGCATCGAG GACCTAGTCAATATCGAGATGTTCCTTACTGCCAAGGAGGTAGAGGAGTCTCTGGAACGACAGGAGACTGCCACCTGCCTGGCCTGGTGCCATGACAACAAGTCACGCCTCCGCAAGATGAAG CTGATGACTGATCTCCTGAGTTGCGGTTCAGTCGTCCCGCCGCGCTGTCAG AGCTGCCTGGAGTTCAGCTTGCGCATCCAGGAGTTCATCGAGCTCATCCGACTGAACAAGCGCATGGATGCCGTCAG acatgCACGGAAGCACTTCAGCCAGGCTGAAGGGGGCCAGCTGGATGAGGTCCGCCAGGTGATGGGCATGCTCGCGTTCCCCTCCGACACGCACATCTCGCCCTACAAG GACCTGCTGGATCCAGGCCGCTGGAAGATGTTAATCCAGCAATTCAGATACGACAACTACAGGTTGCACCAGCTGGGCAGTAATTCGGTGTTCACCATCACCCTGCAGGCTGGACTGTCTGCCATCAAAACCCC GCAGTGCTACAAGGAGGACGGCACCTCCAAAAACCCGGACTGTCCCGTGTGCAGCAAGTCGCTGAACAAGCTGGCCCAGCCGCTGCCCATGGCCCACTGCGCCAACTCACGGCTGGTGTGCAAGATCTCCGGGGAGGTGATGAACGAGAACAACCCTCCCATGATGCTGCCCAACGGCTATGTGTACGGATACAAT
- the maea gene encoding E3 ubiquitin-protein transferase MAEA isoform X2 has protein sequence MAVQESAAQLSMALKVQEYPTLKVPYETLNKRFRAAQKNIDRETSHVTMVVAELEKTLSSFPVVDSVVSLLDGVVEKLSALKRKAAESIQAEDESAKLCKRRIEHLKEHSSDQPAGVSVWKRKRMDRMMVEHLLRCGYYNTAVKLARQSGIEDLVNIEMFLTAKEVEESLERQETATCLAWCHDNKSRLRKMKSCLEFSLRIQEFIELIRLNKRMDAVRHARKHFSQAEGGQLDEVRQVMGMLAFPSDTHISPYKDLLDPGRWKMLIQQFRYDNYRLHQLGSNSVFTITLQAGLSAIKTPQCYKEDGTSKNPDCPVCSKSLNKLAQPLPMAHCANSRLVCKISGEVMNENNPPMMLPNGYVYGYNSLLSIRQDDKVVCPRTKEVFSFSQAEKVYIM, from the exons ATGGCGGTGCAGGAATCAGCAGCACAACTCTCCATGGCACTGAAGGTCCAGGAATATCCAACTTTAAAG GTACCTTACGAGACCCTGAACAAGCGGTTCCgggccgcccagaagaacatcGACCGGGAGACGAGTCACGTGACCATGGTGGTGGCGGAGCTGGAGAAGACGCTTAGCAGCTTCCCTGTGGTGGACTCCGTGGTGTCTCTGCTGGATGGCGTGGTGGAAAAGCTGAGCGCCCTCAAGAGGAAG GCCGCCGAGTCCATCCAGGCCGAGGACGAAAGCGCCAAGCTGTGCAAGCGTCGCATCGAGCATCTGAAGGAGCACAGCAGCGACCAGCCAGCAGGCGTCAGCGTGTGGAAAAGGAAGCGCATGGACCGCATGATGGTTGAGCACCTGCTGCGCTGTGGCTACTACAACACTGCCGTCAAGCTGGCCCGGCAGAGCGGCATCGAG GACCTAGTCAATATCGAGATGTTCCTTACTGCCAAGGAGGTAGAGGAGTCTCTGGAACGACAGGAGACTGCCACCTGCCTGGCCTGGTGCCATGACAACAAGTCACGCCTCCGCAAGATGAAG AGCTGCCTGGAGTTCAGCTTGCGCATCCAGGAGTTCATCGAGCTCATCCGACTGAACAAGCGCATGGATGCCGTCAG acatgCACGGAAGCACTTCAGCCAGGCTGAAGGGGGCCAGCTGGATGAGGTCCGCCAGGTGATGGGCATGCTCGCGTTCCCCTCCGACACGCACATCTCGCCCTACAAG GACCTGCTGGATCCAGGCCGCTGGAAGATGTTAATCCAGCAATTCAGATACGACAACTACAGGTTGCACCAGCTGGGCAGTAATTCGGTGTTCACCATCACCCTGCAGGCTGGACTGTCTGCCATCAAAACCCC GCAGTGCTACAAGGAGGACGGCACCTCCAAAAACCCGGACTGTCCCGTGTGCAGCAAGTCGCTGAACAAGCTGGCCCAGCCGCTGCCCATGGCCCACTGCGCCAACTCACGGCTGGTGTGCAAGATCTCCGGGGAGGTGATGAACGAGAACAACCCTCCCATGATGCTGCCCAACGGCTATGTGTACGGATACAAT
- the maea gene encoding E3 ubiquitin-protein transferase MAEA isoform X3, whose product MAVQESAAQLSMALKVQEYPTLKVPYETLNKRFRAAQKNIDRETSHVTMVVAELEKTLSSFPVVDSVVSLLDGVVEKLSALKRKAAESIQAEDESAKLCKRRIEHLKEHSSDQPAGVSVWKRKRMDRMMVEHLLRCGYYNTAVKLARQSGIEDLVNIEMFLTAKEVEESLERQETATCLAWCHDNKSRLRKMKLMTDLLSCGSVVPPRCQSCLEFSLRIQEFIELIRLNKRMDAVRHARKHFSQAEGGQLDEVRQVMGMLAFPSDTHISPYKDLLDPGRWKMLIQQFRYDNYRLHQLGSNSVFTITLQAGLSAIKTPYPAASWAAGRRNSPTGSFLALLLLALPLLALPFVQSPLFPSQVTFP is encoded by the exons ATGGCGGTGCAGGAATCAGCAGCACAACTCTCCATGGCACTGAAGGTCCAGGAATATCCAACTTTAAAG GTACCTTACGAGACCCTGAACAAGCGGTTCCgggccgcccagaagaacatcGACCGGGAGACGAGTCACGTGACCATGGTGGTGGCGGAGCTGGAGAAGACGCTTAGCAGCTTCCCTGTGGTGGACTCCGTGGTGTCTCTGCTGGATGGCGTGGTGGAAAAGCTGAGCGCCCTCAAGAGGAAG GCCGCCGAGTCCATCCAGGCCGAGGACGAAAGCGCCAAGCTGTGCAAGCGTCGCATCGAGCATCTGAAGGAGCACAGCAGCGACCAGCCAGCAGGCGTCAGCGTGTGGAAAAGGAAGCGCATGGACCGCATGATGGTTGAGCACCTGCTGCGCTGTGGCTACTACAACACTGCCGTCAAGCTGGCCCGGCAGAGCGGCATCGAG GACCTAGTCAATATCGAGATGTTCCTTACTGCCAAGGAGGTAGAGGAGTCTCTGGAACGACAGGAGACTGCCACCTGCCTGGCCTGGTGCCATGACAACAAGTCACGCCTCCGCAAGATGAAG CTGATGACTGATCTCCTGAGTTGCGGTTCAGTCGTCCCGCCGCGCTGTCAG AGCTGCCTGGAGTTCAGCTTGCGCATCCAGGAGTTCATCGAGCTCATCCGACTGAACAAGCGCATGGATGCCGTCAG acatgCACGGAAGCACTTCAGCCAGGCTGAAGGGGGCCAGCTGGATGAGGTCCGCCAGGTGATGGGCATGCTCGCGTTCCCCTCCGACACGCACATCTCGCCCTACAAG GACCTGCTGGATCCAGGCCGCTGGAAGATGTTAATCCAGCAATTCAGATACGACAACTACAGGTTGCACCAGCTGGGCAGTAATTCGGTGTTCACCATCACCCTGCAGGCTGGACTGTCTGCCATCAAAACCCCGTATCCTGCTGCGTCCTGGGCGGCTGGGCGTCGGAACAGCCCTACAGGAAGCTTCCTGGCGCTTCTGCTACTGGCGCTCCCGCTACTGGCGCTCCCG TTCGTTCAGTCTCCCCTATTTCCGAGTCAGGTGACGTTCCCTTGA